In Longimicrobiaceae bacterium, the following are encoded in one genomic region:
- a CDS encoding RecQ family ATP-dependent DNA helicase, producing MASHAPPAPPNTETSLDAAREVLRRYWGFPDFRPGQDQAIANVLAGGDSLTVMPTGGGKSLCYQVPAMMLPGVTLVVSPLISLMKDQVDALDAVGVPSTFINSSLPAQEMASRLDAAERGEFKLVYVAPERFDSEAFQRRISRLGVSLLAVDEAHCVSEWGHDFRPSYLRLGQVRDALGNPPVAALTATATPDVRTDIVRQLRLEDPAVLVTGFDRRNLVWHVLRAKNDSEKDRLLLKLLRGREGSSIVYASTRKNVDALTALLSGVGVRTVGYHAGLSDPERKRVQEAFMSGDAPVVVATNAFGMGIDKPDVRIVVHYNMPGNLEAYYQEAGRAGRDRGPADCVLLHAFPDRFTHEFFIEQSHPPRKVVEEVFQALRRTCDPSGLVSLAPGDFARTVHTVKGDRQVLSALRVLEGAGVVRVSKPGGVPPVRLRLVATPKRITAELAGQGRDAELSFLRSLWKMGGGEAVYRGVELDWRELSDASGGRQRAAELMDALAGGGFLEWRAASGEGIWVLDMQTPVNRLPVDWRTVDAKKANETRKLQQVQGYAYTEECRRGYVLRYFGDPAAMDECGACDNCLGGHGELAERVASAGVTPPARPAFRGGEGATREGGRRRERADRPAKTPVPTGAPRTERQEQLYQRLKEMRKELAKKQGVASFVIFNEATLEALAVTAPSTPEEVLAVPGMGPVKLEKYGHALIQVLQELSGDTKPWTIPAAGVRSAVSDGGTERVRVRKEKPASVLAAGAAERAELPPPTPEESELYGRLRALRGELAKAANLPSYCVFNDRTLIDLARRRPSSEDEMLEVPGVGPAKLEKYGEPFLELLRGAGA from the coding sequence CTTCCGCCCGGGGCAGGACCAGGCCATCGCCAACGTCCTGGCCGGCGGCGACAGCCTCACGGTGATGCCCACCGGCGGCGGCAAGAGCCTGTGCTACCAGGTCCCGGCCATGATGCTGCCGGGCGTGACGCTCGTCGTCTCGCCCCTCATCTCGCTGATGAAGGACCAGGTGGACGCGCTCGACGCGGTGGGCGTGCCGTCGACCTTCATCAACTCCAGCCTGCCGGCGCAGGAGATGGCCTCGCGCCTGGACGCGGCCGAGCGCGGGGAGTTCAAGCTCGTCTACGTGGCCCCGGAGCGCTTCGACTCCGAGGCCTTCCAGCGCCGCATCTCCCGCCTGGGCGTCTCCCTCCTCGCGGTAGACGAGGCGCACTGCGTCAGCGAGTGGGGGCACGACTTCCGCCCGTCGTACCTGCGTCTCGGACAGGTGCGAGACGCGCTGGGCAACCCGCCCGTGGCCGCGCTCACCGCCACCGCCACGCCGGACGTCCGCACCGACATCGTCCGCCAGCTGCGGCTGGAGGACCCCGCCGTCCTCGTCACCGGGTTCGACCGGCGAAACCTGGTCTGGCACGTCCTGCGCGCCAAGAACGACAGCGAGAAGGACCGCCTGCTGCTCAAGCTGCTGCGCGGGCGCGAGGGCTCTTCCATCGTTTATGCCAGCACGCGCAAGAACGTGGACGCGCTGACCGCGCTGCTCAGCGGCGTGGGCGTGCGCACGGTGGGCTACCACGCGGGGCTGTCGGACCCCGAGCGCAAGCGCGTGCAGGAGGCGTTCATGAGCGGCGACGCGCCGGTCGTGGTCGCCACCAACGCGTTCGGCATGGGCATCGACAAGCCGGACGTGCGCATCGTGGTCCACTACAACATGCCGGGCAACCTGGAGGCGTATTACCAGGAAGCGGGGCGCGCCGGGCGCGACCGCGGGCCGGCGGACTGCGTGCTGCTGCACGCCTTCCCGGACCGGTTCACGCACGAGTTCTTCATCGAGCAGAGCCATCCGCCGCGCAAGGTGGTGGAGGAGGTCTTCCAGGCGCTGCGCCGCACCTGCGACCCGTCCGGCCTCGTCTCGCTCGCGCCGGGCGACTTCGCGCGGACGGTGCACACGGTGAAGGGCGACCGGCAGGTGCTCTCCGCCCTGCGCGTGCTGGAGGGCGCGGGCGTGGTGCGCGTCTCCAAGCCCGGCGGCGTGCCGCCCGTCCGCCTCCGCCTGGTCGCCACGCCCAAGCGCATCACCGCCGAGCTGGCGGGGCAGGGCAGGGACGCCGAGCTCTCCTTCCTCCGCTCGCTGTGGAAGATGGGCGGCGGCGAGGCCGTGTACCGCGGCGTGGAGCTGGACTGGCGCGAGCTTTCCGATGCGTCGGGAGGAAGGCAGCGCGCGGCGGAGCTGATGGACGCGCTGGCCGGGGGAGGCTTCCTGGAGTGGCGCGCCGCGAGTGGCGAAGGCATCTGGGTGCTCGACATGCAGACGCCCGTCAACCGCCTCCCGGTGGACTGGCGGACGGTGGATGCGAAGAAGGCCAACGAGACGCGCAAGCTCCAGCAGGTGCAGGGCTACGCCTACACCGAGGAGTGCCGCCGCGGCTACGTCCTGCGCTACTTCGGCGACCCCGCGGCCATGGACGAGTGCGGCGCGTGCGACAACTGCCTGGGCGGCCACGGCGAGCTGGCCGAGCGCGTCGCCTCCGCGGGCGTGACGCCTCCCGCGCGCCCCGCCTTCCGCGGCGGCGAGGGCGCGACGCGCGAGGGAGGGCGGAGGCGGGAGCGGGCGGACCGTCCCGCGAAGACGCCGGTGCCCACGGGCGCGCCGCGCACGGAGCGGCAGGAGCAGCTCTACCAGCGGCTCAAGGAGATGCGGAAGGAGCTGGCGAAGAAGCAGGGCGTCGCATCCTTCGTCATCTTCAACGAGGCCACGCTCGAAGCCCTCGCCGTCACCGCTCCCTCCACGCCCGAGGAAGTGCTGGCGGTGCCCGGCATGGGCCCGGTGAAGCTGGAGAAGTACGGCCACGCGCTCATTCAGGTCCTCCAGGAGCTCTCGGGAGATACGAAGCCGTGGACGATTCCCGCGGCCGGCGTACGGTCAGCCGTATCGGACGGTGGCACGGAGCGGGTGCGGGTCCGCAAGGAGAAGCCGGCCTCGGTGCTCGCCGCCGGAGCCGCGGAGCGGGCCGAGCTTCCGCCGCCCACGCCGGAGGAGAGCGAGCTGTACGGGCGGCTGCGCGCCTTGCGCGGCGAGCTGGCGAAGGCGGCCAACCTGCCGTCGTACTGCGTCTTCAACGACCGCACGCTCATCGACCTCGCCCGCCGCCGCCCGTCGTCCGAAGACGAGATGCTGGAGGTTCCGGGCGTGGGCCCGGCCAAGCTGGAGAAGTACGGAGAACCGTTCCTGGAGCTGCTGCGGGGCGCGGGCGCGTAG